The following proteins are co-located in the Toxotes jaculatrix isolate fToxJac2 chromosome 9, fToxJac2.pri, whole genome shotgun sequence genome:
- the LOC121187110 gene encoding arf-GAP domain and FG repeat-containing protein 1-like isoform X2 yields the protein MAASAKRKQEEKHLKMLREMTSLPPNRKCFDCDQRGPTYANMTVGSFVCTSCSGILRGLNPPHRVKSISMTTFTQQEIEFLQKHGNEVCKQIWLGLYDDRTSSVPDFREPQKVKEFLQDKYEKKRWYVPPEQAKVVASVHASISGSSNSSTSSTPEVRPLKSLLGESAPSLHLNKSTPPNQSPVVSRGQTHQQQFHDKKFDLLSDLGGDIFAAPPNVNAGASSGFANFAHFNSHTTAQNANANADFANFDAFGSTSGSTGGFPSAPQAPFQPSNTGSASGGLANANFANFDNFPKSCSADFGSFSSSSQSNSTGAGRDAVQSTSVPADKYAALADLDNMFSSAKTEQGGGIPGGVSSATAAAAAAGVGGLPQKQPAVPTGGDRYAALAELDTVFSSSAPATSVYNTTSTSQGGMFGSETGVSTAQAQQALPGMAQGFGPQSTNPFVAAGVAPGAAPTNPFQSNGRVANVAAAAASFGTGSMSMPAGFGNAAAYNLPTSFSGTFQQPFPGQGPFPQPPAYPQQPNGGGFPAFGPAKPVVTPFGQAMAGPMVSSNPFLGAGPSAQYPAGGSSTNPFL from the exons ACGAGGACTGAATCCACCTCACAGAGTCAAgtccatctccatgacaaccttCACGCAACAGGAAATCGAGTTCCTACAGAAACATGGCAATGAG GTATGTAAACAAATCTGGCTTGGCCTTTATGATGACAGAACCTCCTCAGTACCAGACTTTAGAGAACCACAGAAAGTCAAGGAGTTTCTTCAAGACAAATATGAGAAGAAGCGATG GTACGTACCTCCTGAACAGGCTAAAGTTGTGGCATCGGTCCATGCTTCCATCTCTGGCTCCTCtaacagcagcaccagcagcacccCAGAAGTTAGACCACTCAAATCCTTGCTGGGGGAGTCGGCCCCCTCCCTACACCTCAACAAGAGCACCCCACCAAATCAG TCTCCAGTGGTGAGCCGTGGACAAACCCATCAGCAGCAGTTCCATGACAAGAAGTTTGACCTCCTCAGTGACTTGGGTGGAGACATCTTTGCTGCCCCGCCTAATGTGAATGCAGGCGCCAGCTCGGGTTTTGCTAACTTTGCACATTTCAACAGCCACACAA CGGCACAGAATGCCAACGCAAATGCAGACTTTGCAAATTTTGATGCATTCGGGAGCACTTCTGGGTCGACAGGTGGTTTCCCCTCCGCACCCCAAGCCCCATTCCAACCCTCAAATACAG GTAGCGCCTCAGGGGGACTAGCAAATGCCAATTTTGCAAATTTTGACAACTTCCCCAAATCGTGTAGTGCTGACTTTGGATCCTTCAGTTCCTCCTCCCAGAGTAACTCAACAGGAGCTGGCAGAGATGCTGTACAGAGTACTAGCGTCCCTGCTGATAAATACGCAGCCCTGGCTGACCTGGATAACATGTTTAGCTCTGCCAAAACAGAGCAAG GAGGTGGCATTCCTGGGGGGGTgagctcagccacagcagcagcagcagcagcgggagTGGGTGGTTTGCCTCAGAAGCAGCCAGCAGTGCCAACAGGGGGGGACCGTTATGCTGCTTTAGCTGAGCTTGATACTGTCTTCAGTTCTTCAGCCCCTGCCACTAGTGTTTACAACACCACCAGCACCTCACAAGG GGGCATGTTCGGCTCAGAGACTGGGGTGTCAACAGCACAAGCACAGCAGGCCCTGCCTGGCATGGCTCAAGGTTTTGGAC CTCAGTCAACTAATCCGTTTGTAGCTGCTGGAGTTGCCCCAGGAGCAGCTCCCACCAACCCATTCCAGAGCAACGGTAGAGTGGCAAatgtggctgcagcagcag CATCATTTGGCACAGGCTCCATGAGTATGCCAGCTGGATTTGGGAATGCTGCAGCCTACAACCTCCCCACCAGCTTTAGTGGAACCTTCCAGCAACCCTTTCCTGGCCAGGGTCCCTTCCCTCAGCCTCCTGCGTATCCTCAGCAACCCAATG GTGGAGGATTTCCAGCCTTTGGCCCGGCCAAGCCTGTTGTGACTCCTTTCGGGCAGGCAATGGCTGGACCCATGGTCTCTAGCAACCCTTTCCTG GGTGCGGGTCCATCTGCACAGTATCCAGCAGGAGGCTCTTCAACAAATCCCTTCTTATAG
- the LOC121187110 gene encoding arf-GAP domain and FG repeat-containing protein 1-like isoform X1 codes for MAASAKRKQEEKHLKMLREMTSLPPNRKCFDCDQRGPTYANMTVGSFVCTSCSGILRGLNPPHRVKSISMTTFTQQEIEFLQKHGNEVCKQIWLGLYDDRTSSVPDFREPQKVKEFLQDKYEKKRWYVPPEQAKVVASVHASISGSSNSSTSSTPEVRPLKSLLGESAPSLHLNKSTPPNQSPVVSRGQTHQQQFHDKKFDLLSDLGGDIFAAPPNVNAGASSGFANFAHFNSHTTAQNANANADFANFDAFGSTSGSTGGFPSAPQAPFQPSNTGSASGGLANANFANFDNFPKSCSADFGSFSSSSQSNSTGAGRDAVQSTSVPADKYAALADLDNMFSSAKTEQGGGIPGGVSSATAAAAAAGVGGLPQKQPAVPTGGDRYAALAELDTVFSSSAPATSVYNTTSTSQGGMFGSETGVSTAQAQQALPGMAQGFGPAQSTNPFVAAGVAPGAAPTNPFQSNGRVANVAAAAASFGTGSMSMPAGFGNAAAYNLPTSFSGTFQQPFPGQGPFPQPPAYPQQPNGGGFPAFGPAKPVVTPFGQAMAGPMVSSNPFLGAGPSAQYPAGGSSTNPFL; via the exons ACGAGGACTGAATCCACCTCACAGAGTCAAgtccatctccatgacaaccttCACGCAACAGGAAATCGAGTTCCTACAGAAACATGGCAATGAG GTATGTAAACAAATCTGGCTTGGCCTTTATGATGACAGAACCTCCTCAGTACCAGACTTTAGAGAACCACAGAAAGTCAAGGAGTTTCTTCAAGACAAATATGAGAAGAAGCGATG GTACGTACCTCCTGAACAGGCTAAAGTTGTGGCATCGGTCCATGCTTCCATCTCTGGCTCCTCtaacagcagcaccagcagcacccCAGAAGTTAGACCACTCAAATCCTTGCTGGGGGAGTCGGCCCCCTCCCTACACCTCAACAAGAGCACCCCACCAAATCAG TCTCCAGTGGTGAGCCGTGGACAAACCCATCAGCAGCAGTTCCATGACAAGAAGTTTGACCTCCTCAGTGACTTGGGTGGAGACATCTTTGCTGCCCCGCCTAATGTGAATGCAGGCGCCAGCTCGGGTTTTGCTAACTTTGCACATTTCAACAGCCACACAA CGGCACAGAATGCCAACGCAAATGCAGACTTTGCAAATTTTGATGCATTCGGGAGCACTTCTGGGTCGACAGGTGGTTTCCCCTCCGCACCCCAAGCCCCATTCCAACCCTCAAATACAG GTAGCGCCTCAGGGGGACTAGCAAATGCCAATTTTGCAAATTTTGACAACTTCCCCAAATCGTGTAGTGCTGACTTTGGATCCTTCAGTTCCTCCTCCCAGAGTAACTCAACAGGAGCTGGCAGAGATGCTGTACAGAGTACTAGCGTCCCTGCTGATAAATACGCAGCCCTGGCTGACCTGGATAACATGTTTAGCTCTGCCAAAACAGAGCAAG GAGGTGGCATTCCTGGGGGGGTgagctcagccacagcagcagcagcagcagcgggagTGGGTGGTTTGCCTCAGAAGCAGCCAGCAGTGCCAACAGGGGGGGACCGTTATGCTGCTTTAGCTGAGCTTGATACTGTCTTCAGTTCTTCAGCCCCTGCCACTAGTGTTTACAACACCACCAGCACCTCACAAGG GGGCATGTTCGGCTCAGAGACTGGGGTGTCAACAGCACAAGCACAGCAGGCCCTGCCTGGCATGGCTCAAGGTTTTGGAC CAGCTCAGTCAACTAATCCGTTTGTAGCTGCTGGAGTTGCCCCAGGAGCAGCTCCCACCAACCCATTCCAGAGCAACGGTAGAGTGGCAAatgtggctgcagcagcag CATCATTTGGCACAGGCTCCATGAGTATGCCAGCTGGATTTGGGAATGCTGCAGCCTACAACCTCCCCACCAGCTTTAGTGGAACCTTCCAGCAACCCTTTCCTGGCCAGGGTCCCTTCCCTCAGCCTCCTGCGTATCCTCAGCAACCCAATG GTGGAGGATTTCCAGCCTTTGGCCCGGCCAAGCCTGTTGTGACTCCTTTCGGGCAGGCAATGGCTGGACCCATGGTCTCTAGCAACCCTTTCCTG GGTGCGGGTCCATCTGCACAGTATCCAGCAGGAGGCTCTTCAACAAATCCCTTCTTATAG